The following is a genomic window from Dama dama isolate Ldn47 chromosome 4, ASM3311817v1, whole genome shotgun sequence.
AATGGTTTTAGTTGATTAATTCCAGGCAAatcattttaacagttttttaggtttttaattgTGGTGAGGTAAGCCTTCTACcatgtttttacatttaaatctcatcctctgccacgtTCAGTAGAGTCCTTTGGTTTCACTATTTGAAACATAGACTTATCCATGACAATGAAGTGAGCTTATCAGTTTAACCCAGTGCTGAGGGGTGTAGGTTTTTGTTAGATTCTTTGTTAACATTGGTTtcccatttataaaataattcattgTTTACAATATTACAGTCCTGATCACTGAACTAGATACTGGTGAACATGCATATTTGTTTCCCAGACAGTCATATCCGTTGTATATTCTTATGTATATAAGCCTGATTTCTGCAGGCTCTTAATTTTGAATATTCTTGACATTTCTAACAACCCATCATTTGAGTTTCATTAGATTTTATccagccatccagccatttccttttatttttgaaatataatctaGCAACCAAAATACAAGTGTACAGTTGAAAAGTACCACCTTagtgggatcataaagagtcatatttttaaagcagTATCATAAATTCAGGAATATTGAATTTATAGTCTTTGTTCTAGAAGTTACattttaggaatttatcctacaCACATGTGTATACGGATGTGAAATGGCATCCACACAGACATATTCTGTCGCCTTGTTCATAAAAGGCAAAGATTGGGAACAGCCCAAATGCTTGTCAGGAAGATATATTAGTTACGTTCATGACAAAGCATCCATTCAACAGTCGCATTATACAGCCATTAACAGGAATGCCCTAGCCTTATGTGGACTGAATGCAACAACTTCCCAAGTGTATCAAATGGAAGAAGTTAAGGTACAGACTAGAGAATGATACAGTTAAAGAATACAAGCATGAACATACTTGAATAGACTTGGACTATCTCTGCAAGGATACCAAAGAAACTCAGAGTAGTGGTTACCTCtcagaaggagaagtgggtgcATTTTATACCATGTGCTAAAATTACTTCctaataaattgttttttaattacctCACACAGTCCCAAACAagaactcaataaacatttgttgattgattttttttccccaagggtcCACAGCGATATGAAGAACTCCAAGAGTTTCCACGGTGCACACTTATTATTCAGGAACGCTAGGTCTATTATTTATTGACTTGAATCATGAATAGACTGACTAAGTAGGCCCGAGCATCTGATTCATAATCTTGTCATCTgtactttaaataatttattctgcttgtatttcttttttgacactgAGCAATGCAGACTTTGTAGGTAGTCACTCTTCATGATGCAAAATAAAACTGTTTGGTCAAAAAGCGCTCTTCAAAGGTTGAGTGCTTGCTCCACTTCCAGCTTCCTGCTTGGTGAAGACACACACGGTTGTGATGGTTCCCCGGGTGTGAAAGACAGAACTTCTCCAGACTTCCGGAGAGAAAGTGGCCAGCAAACAATAATACAGAAATTAACAAGTTTTCTATGGAGCCTTATTTACTGGAAAAGTTTTCCTTATAAATatcctcctcctcatcttttttggCAAGACCTACTCTGGAGAGAATGGATTTCTTAAAGGGAAAGGAAATTAGTCTGTTTCAAAGTCAGAGTCGAGGTTCTCAAAGATTTTCTTGAAACATACACAAAGTCCCAAGTTAGAAGCACTCGGACCAGTTTCTGAAGCTACATTCTCTGAGGGAAAAAAGCCAAGAGAGCCACGTTAGCCATTTTTATTGATGGGCCTTCATTCGGGTTCCTGAGGAACTTGACAGCGATCCCAGATTCACCTTCATATGTCCCCCGAAATTCAAGGCACATTTGCAAATCAAAtccctggaactctctggcttatctggtagttttcaaaataatatgaagGTTGGCTCTGATTAGAtacaatatatgtaaaataccCAGCACAGCACCTGTTCCATAATAAGCATGGAGTGACCTGAGTAGAGGCTGGATTGATTTGGACGGAATTAAATTACACTCGCATATTCGTCTGGCTAGGTTTTTTTCAGCTAAATTAATAGCTTCTGTTTTACACTCATAATGAAACAATAGAGCACACAAGTAGCCAAATTTAATCACGCTTAAACCAAGAATAAGTGCAAACCAGGGAATCCCCTGCCAAACTACagcatctttgttgctgtgttttCTAGCATAAAAATTAAGGTTTGCAAAACACTGTATGAAGAAGTTATGAAAACCCCTTTTGATATACTCTCTAGCATGTGCAGATACCCCCCTTCTATCTCTGGTCTCGGGAAACTAGCACCATGTCACAAGTggacttttcacagcttttcacagtGAACTCACTGTAGACAgggtgcttcagttcagttcagttcagtcactcagttgtgtccgactctttgcgaccccatgaatcgcagcacgccaggcctccctgtccatcaccaactcccggagtctacccaaacccatgcccattgagttggtgatgccatccagccatctcatcctctgtcatccccttctcctcctgcccccaatccctcccagcatcagggtcttttccaatgagtcaactttgcgcatgaggtggccaaagtattggagtttcagcttcagcatcagtccttccagtgaacacccaggactgatctcctttaggatggactggttggatcttcttgcagtccaagggacactcaagagtcgcTTAGGAGAATGCATTTCATATAGAAACATGTTAAGTTACTACTGAAATAATCAATTAACAACTTCCAAAAGATTTGTGTACAGAAGTGTTCATCACCATTaggtatgaaaacaaaaacacacaacctAACAATCCAATAGTAGGAGGTTGATTATATTATGATATATCCAAAGAATAGTAAAGTCTACAGCCACTAAAAATAATGTCGATGGCACCATCAACAAGGGAAACTTGTATGCTGCCCTTTGAGTGAAGAAAAAAGCAACAGTCAAATCTACTATTATCATTTGATCCAACTAAATTTTAAAACCCATGTGGAGGCAGAAAGATTggaaggaaataaagtaaaattgttCCAGTGAGTAATATGagtcatcatttttttcttcctttttaaaattaccaGTATTTTCCAGTAGTTCTATGATGCACATAtaacttttataaaatgaaaaaaaaatgtttaacccATAATTAAATCTCACACTAGGCATCCCCATCCGAACGACCTTGGACAACTCAACAACAGTTCAGTACGCAGGTCTCCTTCATCAGCTGACCATGAAAGCCAAGAGCACCGTCCGTGACATTGACCCTCAGAACGACCTAACTTTTCTTAGGATCAGATCCAAGAAACATGAAATCATGGTGGCTCCAGGTAATCTGGCACATTTCATTTCACACTTCAGGCATCTTTCTACTTTAATGGATAAAGTCTTTCTGTCTCAAAGGATGGTGATTGTGGGTTTTAGAATGCAATATGACCCATCATGTTCCTCAGTTATAAAATGAAGAAGTTTGAATCTGAAAATTCCTTGAAATTAGGAAGTTGGATTTTGCCCATTTGTACCTGTTAGTCAAATGTTTAGGAGGTGTAGGTTTCCTGTTATGTGAACTTAGCACACGGACTTCCTGAAGAGTGGGAGAAATGTCTCCTGTCCAGGGAATAAAGCAGAGGGTGGTCTTTCGGGTCTCAAACCTTCCCTGGGGTGGAGCCCATTCACGGGGGCCACCAAAAGCCAGCTGTCACAGAAATACTTCTTTCCTCGAAGGAGGTGCATTCACGATGTTAGTGGATGTTAGTGTAAAACAGGACTCAATGTTCCTAAATCTAATCTAGAGTAAACTTCTCTATAATGCAGCTGTAAAATCAGAGTCACCCACAAACTAAAGCTTTACCTGCACCTGTGTTCTCACACAACCgcacattagaatcacttggagaactttttaaaaatttttaccaaTACCTGGAACTCCACCTGAAACCAATAGAATCTCTGGGGCTGGGCCCCAGGTaatggtattttttctttttttttttttttttttttttaagctcaacAGGTGATTTTGTTGTGCAGCCAGGCTGGCAAGCCACTGGTCTACACAAGGTCCAAGCAATGTGCTGAAGAGAAAAGCAGATGAGCTGaagcattcatttattaaatttaatttttagggtagcctactcttgcctggaaaattccatggatggaggagcctggtaggctacagtccatggggtcgcaaagagctggacacagctgagtgacttcactttctttctttctatagttcctttcagagaaggaaatggaaacccactccagtactcttgcctggagagtcccatggatggaggggcctggtgggctacagtctatgtagAGTCTAtgtagagtcggacacgcctaagcaactaacacacacacaacacagaaggtgggctcccctggtggctcagtgtaaagaatacccctgccagtgcaggagacgtaggtttgatccctgggccaggaggatgccttggaggaggaaatggcaacccactccagcattcttgcctgggaaaacccatggacagaggagactggtgggttacagcccatggggttacagagagtcaaacacgacttagtg
Proteins encoded in this region:
- the DYNLRB2 gene encoding dynein light chain roadblock-type 2; the protein is MAEVEETLKRIQSHKGVIGTMVVNAEGIPIRTTLDNSTTVQYAGLLHQLTMKAKSTVRDIDPQNDLTFLRIRSKKHEIMVAPDKEYLLIVIQNPCE